One region of Wyeomyia smithii strain HCP4-BCI-WySm-NY-G18 chromosome 3, ASM2978416v1, whole genome shotgun sequence genomic DNA includes:
- the LOC129729239 gene encoding chymotrypsin-elastase inhibitor ixodidin-like, which translates to MKIALIVLGIVALCQLVASREATSKAECLAKEFFQKCGPCCEDTCSTKCTVRCMTCVPGCFCRPGYTRSAPFGACIKWRKCGK; encoded by the exons ATGAAGATAGCATTGATCGTCTTAGGGATCGTGGCGCTTTGCCAATTGGTAGCCTCTCGTGAGGCCACCAGCAAAG CCGAATGTCTCGCCAAGGAGTTCTTCCAAAAGTGTGGTCCATGTTGCGAGGATACGTGTTCTACTAAGTGCACTGTCAGGTGCATGACCTGCGTTCCCGGATGCTTCTGCCGGCCCGGATATACACGCAGTGCCCCGTTCGGAGCTTGCATCAAATGGCGCAAATGTGGCAAGTGA